A part of Palaemon carinicauda isolate YSFRI2023 chromosome 8, ASM3689809v2, whole genome shotgun sequence genomic DNA contains:
- the LOC137645176 gene encoding uncharacterized protein, protein MPPSLVAANGSPIRCYGARILRISILGRSYSWPFAIVDVSRPLLGADFLAHHRLLVDVTGKRLIDTGTCRSRALRAGPATMSVSAVMTQPYADILQEFPDVFKPELRQSPGSPSKHWIYHHIMTTGPPTHAKFRRLPPQKLRDAKRAFEDMERMGIWSDLPTPNRYHPGYLPFCVGYVDNILIFSRTKEEHRRHVRAILKRLQENGLVVRFDKCTFGAEGVDFLGHCVSSSGVKKLEWGSPQQHAFTRTKDALANTTTLAYFDDNAPLRLTTDASNVACGAVLEQLIDGSPRSLAFFSRKLKPAKTKYSTFDRELLAVYLAVRHFRHILEGTPFTIATDHQPLIHAFIESTDAWSS, encoded by the exons ATGCCCCCCTCGCTTGTCGCCGCtaacgggtctcccatacggtgttatggggctaggatcctcaggatatctatcctgggccgttcgtattcctggcccttcgccatcgttgacgtcagtcgccccctcctcggtgcagatttcctcgctcaccacagaCTACTTGTCGACGTtactgggaaacgcctcatcgacacaggcaCCTGCCGGTCCCGTGCCctgagagccggccctgccacaatgtccgtatccgctgtgaTGACACAGCCCTACGCCGACattctgcaagaatttcctgacgttttcaagcccgagctccgacaatcgccgggatccccctccaagcactggatctaccaccacatcatgaCGACAGGACCTCCTACACATGcaaaattccgccgcctcccgccccagaagctgagggacgccaaacgcgcctttgaggacatggaacgcatgggtatct GGAGCGACCTTCCAACACCTAATAGATACCATCCTGGGTACCTACCATTCTGCGTCGGATATGTCGacaacatcctgatattctcaaggaccaaggaggaacaccggaggcacgtccgcgccatcctcaaacgcctgcaggagaatggcctagttgtacgtttcgacaaatgcacatttGGAGCTGAAGGAGTAGACTTTCTCGGTCAttgcgtgtcctcgagtggg gtgaagaaacttgagtggggttccccacaacaacacgcattcacccggacaaaggacgccctcgcaaacaCCACCACTTTGGCTTATTTtgacgacaacgcccctctgcgactgacgaccgacgccagcaacgttgcctgtggggctgtgctggaacagctcatcgatggttctcctcgttcattggcattcttcagcagaaaactgaaacccgccaAAACaaaatacagcaccttcgatagggagctcctcgccgtctacctcgccgtccgccacttcaggcacatcctggagggcacacccttcaccatcgcgacggaccatcaacccctcataCATGCCTTCATAGAAtcaacagacgcatggtcctcctga